The Planctomycetia bacterium genome contains the following window.
GTTTCCGCGGAACACACAGCCGCGGTGGATCAGGCCCTCGCGAGTTTGCAATCGCGAGAACCCGATTCATGGCGGACGTTTTCGCTGACGCTTCGCCGCGACCGTCAACGGGACGCGATGCTAGCAATTGCACCAAGACTCGCCGAATACACAGACCATACGCTGGCTCAGGCGAACACGCCTGAAGCACGTGCGGCCCTGCTCGCGAGGTCGGCCGATCTTTGCTCATCGGTGGAGGATCGCGAGCTTGCGGAATCGTACTTGCGTAAGGCGGCCGATGCGGCGCCGGATGGGCGGCGCGCGCTGGCGATGTTCCTCGCCGGGCGAGCCGAGGCGAATGCCACGCGCGAGGCGATTGATTTGTGCTTGACGAATAGCGCGGCGGAATCCGCCGCGGACGCGGCTACGCTCTGCATGGTGCTCACGATCAGCGGCGCATCGGACGCCGATTTCGCTCGCGCCGAGCCCGTGATTCGGGCCTCGCTGGCGAAGTTTCCGGAGGATCCGAGTCTGACGTTCGCGTGGGGTTCGTTGGCGCTCGTCCGCGGTTTGGACGATCAAGCGGAACGCTCATTGCGAAAGTCGCTTGAGCTGAATCCCGCCAATGCACTGGCGCTCAACAACCTGGGCTATCTGCGAGTCAGCCAGGGTAAGCCTGCCGAGGCGTTGGCGCTCGTTGAACGAGCCATCGCTGTCGGCGGTCCGTCGAGCAATTTTCTCGACACGCGCGGATTGGCTTTGATCGGCGACCGGCGTCTTGACGAAGCCGTCGGCGCCTTTCGTGACTTGGCCGCGGCGGCGGAGGATCCGGTGACCTACTTGCATCTCGCCCAGGCCCAACAGAGCTTGGGAAATTTGGACGAAGCCAAGGCCAGCCTCGCGCAGGCCAAGGCCCTCAAACTCAATCCTGCGACCCTGCCAGCCCACGATCGCCGCGGCCTGGCGGCATTGGAAACGGCGATTCAGAACTAGGTGTACGGCATGCGAGCTTACCTCCCTGTAATGACCGGCCTGCTATTGATCGCGGTCACCGCTTTCGGCGCGATCGAACATGGCCGGTTCACGAATCGTTGGAGCAACTCTGATGAAGTGCTGTCGCGCGCCGGCAAGGCCGTCGCTTTGACGCCGCTGGAATTCGGCTCCTGGAGAATGCAATCGGATCAGCCGTTCTCGGCGCGCATTCAGGGAATCCTGGACTTCTCGCAGGCCGTCAATCGCGTGTATGTGAACGAGAAAACGGGGCAAACCGTGGCGATGGCAATGCTCGTCGGTCCGCCGGGACCTACGTCCACGCACACGGCGGAGCTTTGTTATTCATCGGCGAACTATCAGTTGGTCGATGAAGCGGTCATTCTGGCCATCGATCTGGAACGCGGGCCGCAGGAGTTCCGCCGGATGAAGTTTCAGAGCGTTTCGGCGGAAGGGCGCCGGTTGGAAGTTTGTTACTCCTGGCGGCAAGAGAAGGATTGGACGGCGCCCTTGGTTCCCCGCGCCGCCTTTGGCGGCGAACCCTACTTGTTCAAGATTCAAGTCGCTTCAAACTACGAGATCGGCGCCAATGGTAAGGAACCGGCTTCGGCGTGCCAAAGTTTCCTGTCGGAACTGTTGCCAGCGTTGGACAACAGCGTCTTCGCGGAATTCAAAACAGAATGACCAACGTGCTTCCTGATACCGTTGAAGAACCGGCGACGCCAGGGAGCGCCAACGGCGATGTGCCGCCGCGCCCGCAGGGCGCCCCCGCCGCGCTCGCGCCTCGCACCGATGCGCACGACGTGGTGACCAGGATCGCGCCGTCGCGCGGTTGGGTTTCTTTGAAGCTGCATGAGGTCTGGGAGTATCGCGAACTCCTGTTCTTCCTGATCTGGCGCGACGTCAAGGTGCGCTATAAGCAGACCGTGCTCGGCGTACTTTGGGCGATCCTGCAGCCGCTCAGCACCATGGTCGTATTCAGCCTGTTCTTCGGCAAGCTCGCCAAGATGCCGTCGGACGAGCTGCCTTACCCGGTGTTCAGCCTGGCGGCCTTGGTTCCCTGGACGTTCTTCGCGAACGCCCTGGCACAGTCGTCGGACAGTCTCGTGGGCAGCAGCAATCTAATCAAGAAGGTCTACTTTCCGCGACTCGTGATTCCCATCTCGGCGTCGCTGGCCGGGTTGATCGATTTTAGCATCGCGTTCGTCGTACTCATGTGCATGATGCTCGGCTTTGGGATTGCTCCGACCTGGAACGTCATCTTCTTGCCCGCGTTTCTGGTGCTGGCATATACGACTTCGCTGGGCGTTGGACTCTGGTTGTCGGCGCTAAATGTGCAGTTTCGCGACGTCAAGTACACCATTCCGTTTATGACGCAACTGTGGATGTTCG
Protein-coding sequences here:
- a CDS encoding exosortase-associated EpsI family protein, giving the protein MRAYLPVMTGLLLIAVTAFGAIEHGRFTNRWSNSDEVLSRAGKAVALTPLEFGSWRMQSDQPFSARIQGILDFSQAVNRVYVNEKTGQTVAMAMLVGPPGPTSTHTAELCYSSANYQLVDEAVILAIDLERGPQEFRRMKFQSVSAEGRRLEVCYSWRQEKDWTAPLVPRAAFGGEPYLFKIQVASNYEIGANGKEPASACQSFLSELLPALDNSVFAEFKTE
- a CDS encoding ABC transporter permease, with amino-acid sequence MTNVLPDTVEEPATPGSANGDVPPRPQGAPAALAPRTDAHDVVTRIAPSRGWVSLKLHEVWEYRELLFFLIWRDVKVRYKQTVLGVLWAILQPLSTMVVFSLFFGKLAKMPSDELPYPVFSLAALVPWTFFANALAQSSDSLVGSSNLIKKVYFPRLVIPISASLAGLIDFSIAFVVLMCMMLGFGIAPTWNVIFLPAFLVLAYTTSLGVGLWLSALNVQFRDVKYTIPFMTQLWMFATPIAYPSSLLSEPWRTVYGLNPMAGVVEGFRWALLGSGQAPGPMILISAAVSVCILCSGAFYFRRMEKSFADVV